A single genomic interval of Saccharospirillum mangrovi harbors:
- a CDS encoding GMC family oxidoreductase, whose translation MKARYDTIIVGGGSAGCVLAARLSEDPHHRVLLIEAGGSGRSPLISIPLGIAATIPGYAHNWAFESTPQSGLDQRRAFQPRGKGLGGSSAINAMIYTRGHPNDYNDWADMGLTDFAWNEVLPWFRRSENNSRGSSSFHGQDGPLSVSDLRSDNPATDAFLVAAQAAGFSTNDDFNGAQQDGFGRYQVTQKNGRRHSVAAAFLHPIQQRPNLHILTRHQVTALLFEGDRVVGVRARKGRSGDTEWRCSGDVILSAGAFQSPQLLMLSGIGPADELRRHNIDVRLDRPAVGANLQDHLDYTSAWFSPSSQVLGYGPKAMARLAAELPSFLSRGRGLWTSNVGEGGGYVRSRPDLDRPDFQIHFLIGVVDDHNRRLHLPNGFCVHACQLRPRSRGALRLTSADPLAPPSIDPGYFSDERDLDDMLLGSRISRDIVQQSPLDAFRGKPLFISDQASDEELRASIRQRADTAYHPIGTCRMGIDADAVVDTRFRVKGIDGLRVVDASVMPTLIGGNTNAPTIMLAERAADWIRQG comes from the coding sequence ATGAAAGCACGCTACGACACCATCATTGTCGGCGGTGGATCGGCTGGCTGTGTGCTGGCCGCCCGATTAAGCGAAGACCCTCATCATAGAGTTCTGCTGATCGAAGCAGGCGGTTCAGGCCGCAGTCCGTTGATCAGCATTCCACTGGGCATAGCCGCCACCATTCCCGGCTATGCGCACAATTGGGCGTTTGAATCGACCCCCCAATCGGGACTCGACCAGCGTCGTGCGTTCCAACCCCGGGGCAAAGGTCTCGGCGGCAGCAGCGCCATCAACGCCATGATTTACACCCGTGGTCATCCGAACGATTACAACGACTGGGCCGACATGGGCTTGACGGATTTCGCCTGGAATGAAGTGTTGCCCTGGTTTCGCCGCAGCGAGAACAACAGCCGGGGCAGCAGCAGTTTCCACGGTCAGGACGGGCCTTTGAGTGTGTCCGATCTGCGCTCGGACAACCCGGCGACCGATGCCTTTCTGGTCGCCGCTCAAGCAGCGGGTTTCTCAACCAACGACGACTTCAACGGTGCCCAGCAAGACGGCTTTGGCCGCTATCAGGTCACGCAAAAGAATGGCCGTCGTCACAGTGTCGCCGCCGCATTTTTGCACCCGATACAGCAGCGCCCCAACCTGCACATCCTGACTCGTCATCAGGTGACCGCCTTGCTGTTTGAAGGCGATCGCGTGGTTGGTGTTCGCGCGCGCAAAGGGCGCTCCGGTGACACAGAATGGCGTTGCAGCGGTGACGTCATCCTCAGCGCCGGCGCTTTTCAGTCGCCGCAATTACTCATGCTGTCGGGCATCGGCCCGGCCGATGAACTGCGCCGACACAACATCGATGTGCGTTTGGATCGACCAGCCGTCGGCGCCAACCTTCAAGACCACCTCGACTACACCAGCGCCTGGTTCAGCCCCTCGTCACAGGTGCTGGGTTATGGCCCTAAAGCAATGGCGCGACTCGCCGCCGAATTGCCGTCGTTTCTGTCGCGCGGGCGCGGATTATGGACCAGCAATGTGGGCGAAGGCGGTGGCTATGTGCGTTCCCGTCCAGACCTGGATCGGCCGGATTTTCAAATCCATTTCCTGATCGGCGTGGTCGACGATCACAACCGCCGTCTGCATCTGCCAAACGGCTTTTGTGTACATGCCTGCCAACTCAGACCCCGCTCTCGAGGCGCATTGCGATTAACCAGCGCCGACCCGTTAGCGCCACCGTCCATCGACCCGGGTTATTTCAGCGACGAGCGCGATCTGGACGACATGCTGCTGGGCAGCAGGATCAGCCGCGACATCGTGCAGCAATCGCCACTGGATGCGTTTCGCGGCAAACCTCTGTTCATCAGTGATCAGGCCAGTGACGAAGAACTGCGAGCCTCGATCCGGCAACGCGCCGACACCGCCTACCACCCCATCGGCACCTGCCGCATGGGCATCGACGCCGATGCCGTGGTAGACACGCGTTTTCGGGTAAAGGGAATCGACGGGTTAAGAGTGGTGGACGCCAGCGTCATGCCGACGTTAATCGGTGGCAACACCAACGCGCCCACCATCATGCTCGCTGAGCGCGCGGCCGACTGGATTCGTCAGGGTTAA
- the ispE gene encoding 4-(cytidine 5'-diphospho)-2-C-methyl-D-erythritol kinase, protein MPALLLPAPAKLNLMLHITGQRADGYHELQTLFQLLDRGDDLEFSPTLDGRIELSPPLPDVADDDNLIIKAARLLKPYASANAGVAIQLHKRLPMGGGLGGGSSDAATALVALNHLWQCRLSEDQLAELGLSLGADVPVFVRGRSAWAEGVGERLTPVELPEHWFVVLQPGVSVNTARLFADTELTRNTPVSTIRSALAGAGHNDFEAVARKRYPEIELAFTRLAEFGQVRLSGSGASLFLTTQSDMAAQDLLRSILEQYPGYSGFTARGVNQSPLQRSLANTA, encoded by the coding sequence ATGCCTGCCCTGCTGCTGCCCGCTCCTGCCAAACTGAACCTGATGTTGCACATCACCGGGCAACGGGCCGACGGCTACCACGAACTGCAAACCCTGTTTCAGTTGCTCGATCGCGGCGACGACCTGGAGTTTAGTCCAACTTTGGATGGCCGCATTGAACTGTCACCACCACTGCCTGACGTGGCCGATGACGACAACCTCATTATTAAAGCCGCCCGTCTGCTTAAACCTTATGCGAGCGCCAATGCCGGCGTAGCCATTCAACTGCACAAACGCCTGCCGATGGGCGGCGGTCTTGGTGGCGGCAGCTCAGACGCGGCCACTGCCCTGGTTGCACTGAATCATCTGTGGCAGTGCAGGCTCAGCGAAGACCAACTGGCGGAACTCGGTCTGTCGCTCGGTGCCGACGTGCCAGTATTCGTGCGCGGGCGCAGTGCCTGGGCCGAAGGCGTCGGTGAACGTCTGACACCGGTCGAGCTGCCCGAACACTGGTTTGTTGTGCTGCAACCCGGTGTTTCGGTGAACACAGCCCGTCTCTTTGCTGACACCGAATTGACACGAAATACCCCAGTCAGCACAATACGCTCCGCGCTGGCCGGGGCGGGTCACAATGACTTCGAAGCCGTGGCCAGGAAGCGCTACCCTGAGATTGAACTGGCTTTTACGCGACTGGCGGAATTCGGCCAGGTCCGGCTCAGCGGCAGCGGTGCCTCACTCTTTCTAACGACGCAAAGCGACATGGCAGCCCAAGACCTACTGCGCAGCATTCTTGAGCAATACCCGGGCTACAGCGGCTTTACTGCCCGAGGTGTCAACCAATCGCCTTTGCAGCGATCCCTGGCCAACACGGCCTGA
- the ychF gene encoding redox-regulated ATPase YchF has protein sequence MGIKCGIVGLPNVGKSTLFNALTQAGIDAENFPFCTIEPNTGVVPVPDPRQDKVAAIMKPEKIIPTTMEFVDIAGLVAGASKGEGLGNQFLANIRETDAIAHVVRCFEDDNVIHVANKIDPINDIEVINTELALADLDAVEKQLLKLQKKAKGQDKEAIRQVALLEKIKPTLDDAKPIRSVDLTAEEKADLKPFFFLTIKPTLYIANVDENGFDNNPHLDRVRAIAAEENAEVVVICNKLEAEIAELDDDEKTEFLADLGMEEPGLNRVIRAAYKLLGLQTYFTAGPKEVRAWTVKVGATAPQAAGVIHTDFEKGFIRAETIAYDDFVQYNGEAGAKEAGKWRLEGKEYIVKDGDVMHFRFNV, from the coding sequence ATGGGCATCAAATGTGGCATCGTCGGCCTGCCAAACGTGGGCAAATCGACACTGTTCAACGCCCTCACCCAGGCCGGCATCGACGCCGAAAACTTTCCGTTCTGCACCATCGAACCGAACACGGGCGTCGTGCCGGTGCCGGACCCGCGTCAGGACAAAGTCGCCGCCATTATGAAGCCGGAAAAAATCATTCCGACCACAATGGAATTCGTCGACATCGCCGGCCTGGTGGCCGGTGCGTCCAAAGGCGAAGGCCTGGGCAACCAGTTCCTCGCCAACATTCGCGAAACCGACGCCATTGCCCACGTGGTGCGTTGCTTTGAAGACGACAACGTTATTCACGTCGCCAACAAGATCGACCCGATCAACGACATCGAAGTGATCAACACCGAACTGGCGCTGGCCGACTTGGACGCAGTGGAAAAGCAACTGCTCAAGTTGCAGAAAAAAGCCAAAGGCCAGGACAAAGAAGCGATTCGCCAGGTCGCCTTGCTGGAAAAAATTAAACCGACACTCGACGACGCCAAACCGATTCGCAGTGTCGATTTAACCGCCGAAGAAAAAGCCGACCTGAAACCCTTTTTCTTCCTCACCATCAAGCCGACGCTGTACATCGCCAACGTCGATGAAAACGGTTTTGACAACAACCCGCATCTGGATCGCGTACGCGCCATCGCCGCCGAAGAAAACGCCGAAGTGGTGGTGATCTGCAACAAGCTGGAAGCGGAAATTGCCGAACTGGACGACGACGAGAAAACCGAATTCCTGGCCGATCTGGGCATGGAAGAACCGGGTTTGAACCGAGTCATCCGCGCCGCCTACAAACTGCTCGGCCTGCAAACCTACTTCACCGCCGGCCCGAAAGAAGTGCGCGCCTGGACAGTGAAAGTCGGCGCCACCGCACCGCAAGCGGCGGGCGTGATTCACACCGATTTTGAAAAAGGTTTTATCCGCGCCGAAACCATCGCCTACGACGACTTCGTGCAATACAACGGCGAAGCCGGCGCCAAGGAAGCTGGCAAATGGCGTTTGGAAGGCAAGGAATACATCGTCAAAGACGGCGATGTCATGCACTTCCGCTTCAACGTCTGA
- a CDS encoding 50S ribosomal protein L25/general stress protein Ctc — MSDIFTLNAEEREVAGKGASRRLRREGLIPAIIYGGAKNRKPMSLTLTERELSRALKEEAFYSHVLTINIGDKSEQAILMDIQRSPAKGTPLHADFERVTKTTVVHKRVPLHFINEEKCKAVKLQGGKIQHAVTDVEVTCKVGDLPEFIEVDMADLELGAVVHLSNLKLPKGVSLTELNKGESHDVPVVSIVKPAGAETADEAAEDAAGEE; from the coding sequence ATGTCTGACATTTTTACGTTGAACGCTGAAGAGCGTGAGGTTGCAGGGAAGGGTGCGAGCCGCCGCCTGCGTCGTGAAGGCCTGATTCCGGCGATCATCTACGGCGGTGCCAAAAACCGCAAACCGATGAGCCTGACACTGACAGAGCGCGAGCTGAGCCGCGCCCTGAAAGAAGAAGCCTTCTACTCTCACGTGTTGACCATCAACATTGGTGACAAATCTGAACAAGCCATCCTGATGGACATTCAGCGTTCACCTGCCAAAGGCACACCGCTGCACGCCGACTTCGAACGCGTGACCAAAACCACTGTGGTTCACAAGCGCGTACCGCTGCACTTCATCAACGAAGAGAAGTGCAAAGCCGTTAAGCTGCAAGGTGGCAAAATCCAGCACGCTGTTACCGACGTTGAAGTGACCTGCAAGGTCGGCGACCTGCCGGAATTCATCGAAGTTGACATGGCTGATCTGGAACTGGGTGCCGTTGTTCACCTGTCCAACCTGAAGCTGCCGAAAGGCGTGTCTCTGACCGAACTGAACAAAGGCGAAAGCCACGACGTTCCGGTCGTATCGATTGTTAAGCCGGCCGGTGCTGAAACCGCCGACGAAGCAGCCGAAGACGCCGCTGGCGAAGAGTAA
- a CDS encoding D-amino acid dehydrogenase, whose amino-acid sequence MKAVIIGAGVVGVTTAWALQRRGMDVTVIDKADGVALETSYANAGQRSYGHVSPWASPSMIREALPSMLRRAGPLKLALPPSMRTLQFLMGMTRYALQPALFNDNRRAMLRLGQFSREQFLALDEQVSLAFDGAHGGLLKLADTPADRDHLLRIAEVMAALGIDSQWLDEAATRQQEPGLNADQPITGGLLVPGDGTGDCQRFTQVLSQRFVAGGGQLLTQTRVTQLRADAQRLHAIQLNGADWLEADAFVVCAGCGSRELARDLGVNLPIYPVKGYSLTAPIRDSRCAPVSTLIDDTRKVAMTRLGDRVRVTGFAELADFDRRLLPRRLDAIRDSLDARFPGAADWSAAEPWTGFRPMTPDGPAAIGRARQANVYYNTGHGTWGWTLAMGSAELTAQLLAEETPALDLQAFSPGRFTRG is encoded by the coding sequence ATGAAGGCAGTCATTATTGGTGCAGGTGTGGTGGGTGTGACCACCGCCTGGGCGCTACAGCGGCGTGGAATGGACGTGACTGTGATCGATAAAGCCGACGGCGTGGCGCTGGAAACCAGTTACGCCAACGCCGGTCAGCGGTCTTATGGTCACGTTTCACCCTGGGCGTCGCCGTCGATGATTCGCGAAGCCTTGCCGTCGATGTTGCGTCGCGCCGGGCCGCTGAAATTGGCGTTGCCGCCTTCAATGCGCACGTTGCAATTCCTGATGGGTATGACGCGCTACGCGCTGCAACCGGCGTTGTTCAACGACAACCGCCGGGCCATGTTGCGGTTGGGGCAATTCAGTCGCGAACAATTTCTGGCGCTGGACGAACAGGTATCGCTGGCGTTCGACGGCGCGCACGGCGGTTTGTTGAAGCTGGCCGATACGCCGGCCGATCGGGATCATTTGCTGCGCATTGCCGAGGTGATGGCGGCGTTGGGCATCGACAGCCAGTGGCTCGACGAAGCCGCCACCCGGCAACAGGAACCCGGTTTGAATGCCGACCAGCCGATCACCGGTGGCTTGTTGGTGCCTGGCGATGGCACTGGCGATTGCCAGCGGTTTACTCAGGTGTTGTCGCAACGCTTTGTGGCGGGCGGCGGTCAGTTGCTGACGCAAACAAGGGTGACGCAACTGCGCGCCGATGCTCAGCGTCTGCACGCCATTCAACTGAACGGGGCCGACTGGCTCGAAGCCGATGCGTTCGTTGTCTGCGCAGGCTGTGGCAGCCGTGAACTGGCGCGCGACCTGGGTGTGAATCTGCCCATTTATCCGGTGAAAGGCTATTCGCTGACGGCGCCGATTCGCGACTCGCGTTGTGCGCCGGTTTCGACCTTGATTGACGACACCCGCAAAGTCGCGATGACGCGATTGGGCGACCGCGTTCGGGTGACCGGTTTTGCTGAATTGGCGGATTTTGACCGACGCCTGTTGCCGCGCCGGCTCGACGCCATTCGCGACAGCTTAGACGCGCGCTTTCCCGGCGCGGCGGACTGGTCGGCGGCGGAACCCTGGACTGGCTTTCGGCCGATGACCCCCGACGGCCCGGCCGCCATCGGCCGCGCCCGGCAGGCGAATGTCTATTACAACACCGGCCATGGCACCTGGGGCTGGACGCTGGCTATGGGCAGCGCCGAGTTGACCGCGCAATTGCTGGCCGAAGAAACGCCGGCCCTGGATCTGCAGGCGTTTTCACCGGGGCGTTTTACACGCGGTTAA
- a CDS encoding ribose-phosphate pyrophosphokinase, translated as MSKMMVFTGNANPDLANQVVERLCIPMGDATITKFSDGETAIDINENVRGADVFIIQPTCAPTNDNLMEVILLADALRRASAGRITAVMPYFGYARQDRRPRSSRVPISAKVVADMLTVVGIDRIMTVDLHADQIQGFFSIPVDNIYGSPVLLDDIRQREFEDMIVVSPDVGGVVRARAIAKQLSSDLAIIDKRRPKANHAEIMNIIGDVKDRTCVLVDDMVDTAGTLCQAADALVNFGAKKVVAYAVHPVLSGPAVERISNSHLELVVTDTIPLSEAAKNCANIRQLSMGGVLAESIRRVSNEESISAMFR; from the coding sequence GTGTCAAAAATGATGGTCTTTACTGGGAACGCGAATCCCGATCTCGCCAATCAGGTGGTTGAACGTCTGTGCATTCCGATGGGCGACGCCACCATCACCAAGTTCAGTGATGGTGAAACCGCCATTGATATCAACGAGAACGTGCGCGGCGCCGATGTATTCATCATTCAGCCCACCTGCGCACCGACCAACGACAACCTGATGGAAGTCATCCTGCTGGCCGACGCTTTGCGCCGCGCATCTGCCGGTCGCATCACCGCGGTAATGCCCTACTTCGGCTACGCCCGCCAGGACCGCCGGCCGCGTTCTTCGCGTGTGCCAATTTCCGCCAAAGTGGTTGCCGACATGCTGACCGTGGTCGGCATCGACCGCATCATGACCGTCGATTTGCACGCCGACCAGATTCAGGGCTTCTTCTCCATTCCGGTGGACAACATCTACGGCTCGCCGGTACTGCTCGACGACATCCGCCAGCGCGAATTCGAAGACATGATCGTCGTCTCGCCCGACGTCGGCGGTGTGGTGCGTGCCCGCGCCATCGCCAAGCAGTTGAGCAGCGACCTGGCGATCATCGACAAACGCCGGCCCAAGGCCAACCACGCCGAAATCATGAACATCATCGGTGATGTAAAAGACCGTACCTGTGTGCTGGTGGACGACATGGTCGATACCGCCGGTACGCTGTGCCAGGCCGCCGATGCACTGGTGAACTTCGGCGCCAAGAAAGTGGTCGCCTACGCCGTCCACCCGGTACTGAGCGGGCCGGCCGTCGAACGCATCTCCAATTCCCACCTGGAATTAGTGGTCACCGACACCATTCCGCTCTCGGAAGCGGCGAAAAACTGTGCTAACATCCGCCAGCTTTCGATGGGGGGGGTACTCGCTGAGTCCATCCGCCGCGTCAGCAACGAAGAATCCATCAGCGCCATGTTCCGGTAA
- a CDS encoding GMC family oxidoreductase, with the protein MTTTFDCIIVGGGSAGSVLAARLSEDPARSVLLIEAGGNGRSPLINIPLGLALTVPTRLHNWGFHSEPQPALNGRRGYQPRGRALGGSSAINAMIYTRGHPDDYNDWADQGLTDFAWPELLPWFQHSEGNGQLGAPFHGQNGPLSVNDLRYQNPVVSAFLAAGQQAGWPLNADFNGADSFGVGRYQVTQRHGRRCSVAKAYLEPVRSRPNLTVLTHSRALALEFGDSRVTGVRVQRGRGAVQTFSARHEVILSAGAFQSPQLLMLSGIGPREELQRHSIEVRLERSQVGRNLQDHLDYLGCWRSRSPHLIGYGLTGVARLVAGLPNLLRGRGIWTTNGAEAGGFIKTRPDLDRPDIQLHFLVSLGDNHNRRLHYGQGFSLHACQLRPFSRGQVGLHSKNPLASPRIDPGYLTDERDLEVLLAGVKLSRDIVQQPALDRFRGKPLYLPDTASDDALIEQIRQRAETIYHPVGTCRMGVDADAVVDQRFRVKGIEGLRVVDASVMPTLIGGNTNAPTVMLAERAADWIRRGE; encoded by the coding sequence ATGACAACAACGTTCGATTGCATCATCGTCGGTGGCGGTTCCGCCGGCAGTGTGCTGGCCGCCCGCCTCAGTGAAGACCCGGCACGGTCGGTGTTACTGATCGAAGCCGGCGGCAACGGCCGCAGCCCGCTGATCAACATCCCGCTCGGTCTGGCGCTAACCGTGCCGACCCGCCTGCACAACTGGGGTTTCCACAGCGAACCGCAGCCCGCCCTGAACGGGCGTCGTGGCTATCAACCGCGCGGTCGGGCGCTCGGTGGCAGCAGCGCCATTAACGCCATGATTTACACCCGCGGCCATCCCGACGATTACAACGACTGGGCCGACCAAGGCCTGACCGATTTCGCCTGGCCTGAGCTTCTGCCCTGGTTCCAACACAGCGAAGGCAACGGCCAGTTGGGCGCGCCGTTTCACGGCCAGAACGGGCCGCTGTCGGTCAACGATCTGCGCTATCAGAACCCCGTCGTCTCGGCGTTTTTGGCCGCCGGGCAACAGGCCGGCTGGCCGCTCAACGCCGATTTCAATGGCGCCGATTCGTTCGGCGTTGGCCGCTATCAAGTTACGCAACGTCATGGCCGGCGTTGCAGTGTCGCCAAGGCTTATCTCGAACCCGTTCGGTCGCGACCCAACCTGACCGTGCTCACCCACAGCCGGGCTTTGGCTCTGGAATTCGGTGACAGCCGCGTCACCGGCGTTCGGGTGCAGCGCGGTCGCGGTGCGGTGCAAACCTTCAGTGCGCGGCATGAAGTCATCCTCAGCGCGGGGGCGTTCCAGTCGCCGCAATTGTTGATGTTGTCGGGCATCGGCCCGCGCGAGGAGTTGCAACGCCACAGCATTGAAGTGCGATTGGAACGCAGCCAGGTCGGTCGCAACCTGCAAGACCATCTGGATTATCTGGGTTGCTGGCGCAGCCGTTCGCCGCATTTAATCGGTTACGGCCTGACGGGCGTAGCGCGCCTGGTCGCCGGTTTGCCGAACCTGTTGCGCGGTCGTGGCATCTGGACGACCAACGGCGCCGAGGCCGGTGGTTTTATCAAAACCCGACCGGATCTGGATCGACCCGACATCCAACTGCACTTTCTGGTCAGCCTGGGCGACAACCACAACCGGCGTTTGCACTACGGCCAGGGCTTCAGTCTGCACGCCTGTCAGTTGCGGCCGTTTTCGCGTGGGCAAGTTGGTCTGCACAGCAAGAATCCCCTCGCCTCTCCGCGTATTGATCCAGGCTATTTAACCGACGAGCGCGATCTTGAAGTGTTGCTGGCCGGCGTCAAACTCAGCCGCGACATTGTTCAGCAACCAGCGCTGGACCGCTTTCGCGGCAAGCCGCTGTACCTGCCCGACACCGCCAGCGACGACGCATTAATTGAACAAATCCGCCAGCGAGCCGAGACCATTTACCACCCGGTCGGCACCTGCCGCATGGGCGTAGATGCTGACGCCGTGGTCGATCAACGCTTTCGAGTGAAGGGGATTGAGGGGTTGCGAGTGGTCGATGCCAGCGTGATGCCCACCTTGATCGGTGGCAACACCAACGCGCCGACCGTAATGCTGGCCGAACGCGCAGCCGACTGGATTCGGCGCGGCGAATAG
- a CDS encoding TAXI family TRAP transporter solute-binding subunit produces the protein MENKMKASRTLMLAALSASVMALGTAQAEDRSDWPSNFTVGTASQGGTYFAYGAGWANFVAENLGVSGGGEVTGGPMQNMALVHTGDLAFGLTTMGPARESMDGNSPLAPGMKMDNVCAIFPMYETPFSVTALTSSGIKSIADIPDGARIGFGPAGSTSDTYFPPMLETLGVDFDRRNGSWNDLGGQLQDGLLDVIAFAAGIPIPAVSQLEVQTDVNIIEFTEAEMNTILDAFPVSEFTIPASTYQSLDSNARAVSMWNFAIANCDLSESFVYEVTKLTMENNAQMVSIHKAATTSVPANYNKNTFIPWHPGAARWFNENGYTIPANMIK, from the coding sequence ATGGAGAACAAGATGAAGGCATCCCGCACTCTTATGCTGGCGGCGCTGTCCGCGTCCGTCATGGCTCTGGGTACTGCTCAAGCCGAAGATCGTTCCGATTGGCCCAGTAACTTCACCGTTGGCACCGCAAGCCAGGGCGGCACTTACTTCGCCTATGGCGCTGGTTGGGCCAACTTTGTTGCGGAAAACCTGGGTGTTTCCGGTGGCGGTGAAGTGACTGGCGGCCCGATGCAGAACATGGCGCTGGTGCACACTGGCGACCTGGCATTCGGTCTGACCACCATGGGTCCGGCCCGTGAATCCATGGACGGCAACAGCCCCCTGGCTCCGGGTATGAAGATGGACAACGTTTGCGCCATCTTCCCAATGTACGAAACACCGTTCTCGGTGACGGCACTGACCAGTTCCGGCATCAAATCCATTGCCGACATTCCTGACGGCGCCCGCATCGGCTTCGGCCCGGCCGGTTCTACCTCCGACACCTACTTCCCGCCGATGCTGGAAACCCTGGGTGTGGACTTCGACCGCCGTAACGGCAGCTGGAACGACCTCGGTGGTCAGTTGCAGGATGGTCTGTTGGACGTGATCGCCTTTGCCGCTGGCATTCCGATTCCGGCCGTCAGCCAGTTGGAAGTTCAGACTGACGTGAACATCATCGAGTTCACCGAAGCGGAAATGAACACCATCCTCGACGCCTTCCCGGTGTCTGAGTTCACCATCCCGGCCAGCACATACCAATCGCTCGACAGCAATGCGCGTGCGGTATCCATGTGGAACTTCGCCATCGCCAACTGTGATCTGTCGGAAAGCTTTGTTTATGAAGTGACCAAGCTGACCATGGAAAACAACGCTCAGATGGTTTCTATCCACAAGGCGGCGACCACTTCCGTGCCGGCTAACTACAACAAAAACACCTTTATCCCTTGGCATCCGGGTGCGGCTCGTTGGTTCAACGAGAACGGCTACACCATTCCTGCCAACATGATTAAGTAA
- the pth gene encoding aminoacyl-tRNA hydrolase: MAALKLIVGLGNPGAQYDRTRHNAGFDYVDELARSLGASWQLDSKYLAEMTKVNIAGTTVWLMKPMTFMNRSGQSVASFANFYKFDPKQILVAHDELDLPAGVARFKLGGGHGGHNGLRDIIARLGNIKDFYRLRLGIGHPGSATEVVNYVLGKPHPDDQIRLARAIDAAIAETPKVVAGDWQKAMNLLHQFQAD, translated from the coding sequence ATGGCAGCGCTGAAACTCATCGTTGGCCTGGGCAACCCGGGCGCACAATACGACCGCACCCGCCACAACGCCGGCTTCGACTACGTGGACGAACTGGCGCGCAGTCTGGGCGCATCCTGGCAACTGGACAGCAAATACCTGGCAGAGATGACCAAGGTCAACATCGCCGGCACCACCGTCTGGCTGATGAAACCCATGACCTTTATGAACCGCTCCGGCCAGAGCGTGGCGAGCTTTGCCAACTTCTATAAGTTCGACCCCAAACAGATTCTGGTCGCGCACGACGAACTCGACCTGCCCGCCGGTGTCGCCCGCTTCAAACTCGGCGGCGGCCATGGCGGCCACAACGGCTTGCGCGATATCATCGCGCGCCTGGGCAACATCAAGGATTTCTACCGGCTGCGTTTGGGCATCGGCCATCCGGGCAGCGCCACCGAAGTCGTCAACTACGTGCTGGGCAAACCCCACCCCGACGACCAGATTCGACTGGCCCGCGCCATCGACGCGGCCATTGCCGAGACGCCAAAAGTCGTCGCCGGCGACTGGCAAAAAGCCATGAACCTTTTGCATCAATTTCAGGCCGACTGA
- a CDS encoding head GIN domain-containing protein — protein sequence MTHSTSRTLSVTAVLMLAAAWLLSGCIGPMTIHARGPDVEQRYALGELERASFSGRGDVRLVPSNESVLVVSAPQNILDVLDIEVRQGRLNAGPRHGVRLSHTTPAPVYTLYVNELERLDFSGSMVVHADQLNTHSLRLSGSGAVKGDLRVNVSELSIHGSGSVDLTLTGQTDTLDVHGSGAVRLDATDLLARSVELYSSGSAHVSVWAEESLKVHSSGSTRVRYRGQPLVSQSISGSSSVEALDD from the coding sequence GTGACGCACTCAACCTCTCGAACATTGTCCGTAACCGCCGTATTGATGCTGGCGGCTGCCTGGCTGCTTTCCGGCTGCATTGGCCCGATGACGATTCACGCCCGCGGCCCGGATGTTGAGCAGCGTTATGCTCTGGGCGAGCTGGAACGCGCCAGTTTTTCCGGGCGCGGTGACGTTCGGTTGGTGCCGTCAAACGAATCGGTGCTGGTGGTGTCGGCGCCGCAAAACATTCTCGACGTGCTCGACATCGAGGTTCGCCAGGGCCGCCTGAATGCCGGGCCGCGCCACGGCGTGCGGCTGTCGCACACCACGCCTGCGCCGGTGTACACCCTTTACGTCAACGAACTGGAACGGCTCGATTTCAGCGGTTCGATGGTCGTGCATGCCGACCAGTTGAATACCCATAGCCTGCGGCTGTCCGGCTCCGGCGCTGTGAAAGGCGATCTGCGCGTTAACGTCTCCGAGCTCAGCATTCATGGCTCGGGCAGTGTCGACCTGACGCTGACCGGGCAAACCGACACCCTGGACGTTCACGGCTCCGGCGCGGTCCGATTGGACGCCACTGATTTGCTGGCGCGGAGCGTCGAGCTGTATTCCTCCGGCAGTGCGCATGTATCGGTGTGGGCAGAAGAATCTCTGAAGGTACACAGCAGCGGCTCAACCCGGGTGCGCTATCGCGGCCAGCCGTTGGTCAGCCAGAGCATCAGCGGTTCGTCGTCAGTAGAAGCCTTGGACGACTGA